The Citrus sinensis cultivar Valencia sweet orange chromosome 4, DVS_A1.0, whole genome shotgun sequence DNA segment ACCTTTTTTAAGCAGTACCATTGTCACATCCTTTTCTCTTGTTGACAGTAgtctttttaacaataattttgcaTATGTGCACCCTTCTTCCCTCTGTGTAAGTCAGGCCTCTCCTGTCTGTGCAGTTGGTAATGAAGTGCTGAAAAACAGAGTTGTTCCACAAGCTAAAAGCAGCACAATTGACTGAGGAGTTTACTTgattggtgagagcatgtgctGCTTGCTCTTCACTTTCAATAGTGGACAGAGCTATGGCCTTCACTGACAGCGAAATGACTGCAGTATTTAGAAGGTAGCCCATATAATGTACTTTCTCATAAGTATCTTTCAGCAGTTCTACTTCTGCTGTTGGCACTTGCATTTATTGTTGTTTCTAAATGCAAGAATATAACGTTGTAATTTTACTGGTTCAGGTCACATCAAATAGTTCACACGGCTGATGACGACTGACCTTGAACTGGCCAAAATCTTTTTGAACAGGCTGCGCTAGCTTATCTGTATTCATGGGCGGGCATAGGAATCCCTGCTTAAACACTTATTCTTTTCTTGGTTTTGAATCTTTAATTCTTTCACAGATGTCCAAGAAGTCTGGATTTCACTTGATCAGGCTTCGATCTTCCAGTAAGAGCTGCTGCTTCAACAGGTCAtagatgattttctttttaccattttggttttttgccagagtttcttaattaaaaatgccTGCATGCATctggaaaatattttcaattccACTAATTTGGGATAAGTGTTTATTGCATAGCTCATAGGGATGATAAAATCCTCCATGGGTAGGTTTGGAGTCCCATGAGGCCCACCCCAAATGGggtgaattttgaataatttttgcaGAATGGGAGAAAAATAATCCCAAAATTCTTAATGAGGTGAGATTTGGTTTTGTactccccaccccaccccTATCTCAGTCCCCCTtgtatatgaattttttttaatttttgttcaataatttttgttttatcaattacaatgttggttaataaaattttctttttatttttatctaatataaatatgttataactaaaagaaaatcttatattATAGTTCGCATTCaatcttaaaatattgttatgttttctttttattttggaaagTGCTGCtctattcaaatattttttagttttgatattatttcaaGATAGTGTTTCAACCTTTTGgagtttttttaaataagtaaataagaaataagCTGGggataagaaaattattccCTACTACATTTATTAGGGATGAGGTTGAGAatgaagataatttttaatggaGTGGGGAATGGGATAGGCCTCTCCACCCCCACCCTACTGCAATGCCATCCCTACTAACTCATATTGAGAAATCAATTCAGTAAATTATTGAGATCATGATCTTTGAGgatgaatgaaataattaattattgaccTTGCCGTTTCTAAAATCGGTTATTCTCTTCAGGCTTTTCGTTTAAAGTCTGCCCGGAGCCAGTATCTGCTCCCCATTCTTAATATTGTTGAGACGTATATAAACACGTTCAAATGGCGTTGCTTGGTGGGATCAAATTATTCCATCTCATTAATGTGCCTTTTCAGAATACAAAGATTTCCAATGGACCACCAGATTTGTTGATCACTCATTCAATGGTCACGTAGCTTAGAAGTTCCGACATATGCTGATTAGAAATATAGTGAGTATCACATATTTTTCCCAACAGTAATACTTTTACTTCGGTGCCCACACTAGTCAAAATCTTTACTTTTTTCCTTCCTTGACTTGTATTACTTGTGACTTGTGCTACTGCTTTACAATATCTGATACATCCAGGTGAACAAACTGGCAAAGGACACAATGTTTCAAGGATGTTTCGGTTGATTCAATGTATTTTATACTCttcagtttttaaatttaatgcaaTTGTAGTTCATACATCCCGAAACTTTTACACTTGCTGGCTACTGCATGTTCTCACATCCcagaaaaatgaaatgctCTTTGTAAGTATTACATAGCATTATGAAGTAGAAAATAACCCTTCTGAATGAAGCAGTATGCTGAAACAAAAGATTCAAGATTCCAAGCTTTACCTCTCCAAATTTTAGGTAAAAGTTGCTCTATTAGGCCGCATGTTTGTTAACAAAAAACACTTTTTAACAGTAATACCAAattaacttcaattttttcattgtttCTGATTGATATGAGCAACACGTGGAACATGTATCTAAACCtacaacaattaatataagcaccaaaaatattaatacaaaaacTTTTAAGTGAAAGCTGGAAATGGAAAACTTTATTACAAGGTTTAGGCTGTATTACAAAATAACATACATGAATTATTTCTCCGGTAGATGTctgtatatattatataacatTGATGCTCCACAATAAAGCGTCAACCTATAGTGTGTccttatatttattactttgaTGATTACATCATAATTATTCTATTTTCTCtgcaataaaatcaatggCAATTACCTTACATCAAGTTATCTAACTGAAAAACTCCATGGTTGACGAACTGTGGTAATGATCTCAGTCAGGCACTTGTATCTCAGCACCGAGGCATGAAATTTTTTCGTACTTCAGATCAGACAACCGAACAGAATGCACATCAGTTAAAACTCCATGGAAGCATAAAACCAAGTTCCAAATTATTGTCCATAAACCAACTCTTTCAAAGATCTTAAAGGCGAGTTGAATCCATACGCTATGGTGTCTCTCCACAAAGCTATTCCTGTTATACATGGAAATATATCAGAATCTCCTTCATGTTGAACATCATCAGCCAAGGATAggattaacttttatttaattttgcagCTTATCAATCAGCGTATTGTTGCCTAGCAATACAAAGAgaggaagagagagaaaggacCTATCCAGGAAACTAAACCAGCTGTCGCTGCCAAAAAGAATTCCTTGCTGATAACATTGGAACTGGGATCACAGTAAAATGCTTTCACTTAGATTAGTGAACTCCCATTCAGAAAAACAATGGAAACCTAAAATTGTAAttgaagattgaaaatttaaaattttcttaccAGTAAAGGCAAACAAGATTTCCATACCCATAAAATAGAGTTGCCCAAGAGGAACCAGTGAACCTGCAATCATAGTTGAATGTACAGGTTAATGATATTAATACATTTACACTTCGTTCAACTATCAAGTACATCTTAAGAAGGCCAAGAATTGCAAGGTTTAAGTTTCAGGATAGGATAGAGGTTAGGAAGGATCTTGAAACCAACAGTTCaagtttaaacaaaaatattcgAAATTGCATATGCAAACCATACCAATGGCTATCTTATATATGAATCAGATAAAGGAACACTTGGGGAAGAGCATTACCACATGAAATCGCGAATAAAGAGTGCACGTGGGATCAGAAGTCCATTTCCGATCATTGCAAGCAGCATTGAGGATGCTGATAATCCTTTAATGTTATCAGGGTTTAGAAAATTTGTCCACTAAACAGGCAGCAGAAACCTTGGTCAGAGAGgcacataaaatacttaagaTTTATGATCTTTCAAGATTTAGAAGCATAGCATACACAAAAATTACCATTTGTGAAACTGGCATCCACATGAACAGAAGTGTAGCAGTCCATCCAGAAATTGCTCGAACAAACTTAACTCCTTGCTTTGAAAGTTTGCCCATTCTTGCCTGCAAATCTTGGCAGTAACAAGTTCAAAAGTCTGCTAAACTGGGCTGCctatatctatttattaatttgaagaaaaaaagaaacgaCACAGAACTGTACCTCAATGATATCATTCTTAGATAAAAATCCATTGTCATATTTCAAGGGCATGCTTAAAATTTACCAGATCCCCTATGATAGCAGTTTTTCTAGAAAGAAACTAGATGGCAAGATCTTTGGATtactatataaatatttaatcagACATACCATCTAACATACCCTGTCAAGAATATTCACATGCCCAAACATCAAAAATCAacagaatttaatatttagacATGCTCATCTTAGTTTTAGTCATACTTCCCTATCCATACAGAGTTTCAACAAATTAATCTAATAACCTAATCAGGTTGAGTTTCAGCTAGTACAGTATCATCCGGGGATGTTGGTGAAACTCTTGTACTtcgcaaaaaataaaaacaattacaaacGTCAATCACAGCAACTACTGCACCAGAAAGCAGCTGCAATTAAAAGTTTCCAAGCTTAATACTTTAGCATCAATGTTTGATCATTAAAATGCCAAAATGCTCTTTTCTACATCACTGCACTACAAGTGCTTTAATGCAATTAGGTGAAATATGAACGTAGCAACTGGCAAATAACTATTGCTGTATGTtcttatttaagtttattgTTAATTGGATATAAGAGTTTGTAATCCAAAGCTGACCATACTCTACCTAAACCATACCCTTTTGTTTGCCATTTGCTAAAAGATCCTGATGCTAGAGTTTTGCAATTGAAACATTTCTCCAGGACCAGAGCTAGAAGAATGAAGCCAGGGTCATGTTGGCCCAGCCAGTTGAAAACTTAGAATAaatgttttttcctttttcttttttcctgaTATGAAATAAAGATATCAAGACAGCATGGGTtgcattcaaattttattactttgtctaaagaaattcaattttctacaTATCTCAAGGTTTTTTATGACAATAAAACAAGACAACAATCAGCTTTGCACCTTGTTGTCAGCTTAAAATTAAGCCTATCATGACATGGCATACTCCCTTTTCCTTCAATTTAAGCCAAAAAGACTAGGCTCTACATCAAAGGATTTCTCCAACATATTATCACTAATTCACCatctagaaaaattaatgatcaatggctttataatttttcttatatttttggtGATACAAATGTGTTACTGTAATCAGGGGCAAAATATTAATCCAAAAAGTGATATAAATCTTACCATAACAACAGTTGCCACACCTACGACAAAAGCTATAGTCCCAGGCAAGATACTATTTGGTATAGTGGGTACAAACGTGGACCATATAACCTGCATTCAAATTCATACACAAAAAAGTAAGAGTATGAAGACTTGAACAAGATCAACatcttaatttcttaaaatgccAAGATGAATACATTGAAAACTGGATAATTGTAAATGAATATCTCTCTGCATACGCaagatgagagagagagagagattacTTGGGGAAGAGCCGTCAGTCCGCCAACTGTTATAACATCTTCCCAGAATCGCCAAAGTCCAGTATTAAGCATGTTAAAGTAATTTAGGAAGTTTAAAACAAGACCAGTCGCCACAACTACTGAGATGGCTATGAAGTGAGGCATAGGCATTGCTTCTCCCACAGCAAGCTGTGAAATTACCACATATGTGGAAACAACACCCAAGGTTTGAACAACTATTGCctctttctccctcttctttataaaatatgacAGGAGTGAGAGATTCCCAAGTAAACCAGTCAGCATTCCCTGTATTCAAAACATCCTCTTCCTCAGATTTGTATCACCAAAAcggaaattatgaaaattagaCTGTGTACTTTTACAACATAGAACCCACGGTCATTGAAATATGTGTTATCGTGTTATTATACAATTCTCCATATGCTTTAGCTATTAGCGTTGTAGCAATATATTCAGCAATCTCCCCTCAACTAAGTtcttaagataaaattttaaaattcactaGGAGTAGGATAAGAACCAAAAACATACAAAAAATGGTAAATCCTACAAAACCTGATATGTTGACTTTTACATTTTTacccaagtttcacaaatagcCAAAGATATGCCAGTATGAAAAGAAGGGACTACCTGCAACAAGAGGAAAAACTTATAAACAATGCTctcaaagattacaaattcctGCTGTTTCCTTACCAGCCAGGGAACTGCCAAAAGGGCAGCCTTATTTCCTGCTAACAGATTGCGGGCATTTAGGATTATCTGAGGTAGTTGCAGTAACATAAAGGGGATATTTGCTGCTCCAGAGAACTTGGCTGTTAACGAATTCCATTCCTCAAAGGCTTTATTGCTCCTAAAATTTGCCGATTCCTTGTGTAACATTCCCgccaaaaataaatcataagcACTATTAGTCTCATCATATATCAAGGTTATTCTGAAATTTCAATCAATTAGGTTATTTTATCTCCATTTTAAAGAACTCGCCCACTAGAGAACATGAAATGTAAGATCTCTGAAAAACAAACATTGGaatcaataaatttcattcaatcaaTCTGGGCTTTACTGAGAGCTTATACAATATCATTCAATAAACTGGCTGGTACTATCACAATACTTAAAACATTCGTCTTCTCTCTCAGTTCATGTTTGATTCCAAAGAAACTGAGATATCATATAATGAGCTAATGCCCCAGTTAATTTCTTCCCAGTTTcctttattcatttaatttttcccaGAAGTCAAACTTGCTAAAAGTTTATCATTCATCATAGAACCCAGAaagcaaaatttgatttttatcacaaataaacaaaaaaaatgttcatTGTTGGTTGTCATTGTACCTGGTGAAAAGGGTGAGGCACATCCGAGTCACCGGCAGAAACGGGACTGAGTCGGCGATGAAGTGTAGCAAGCGTGTAGTGACTTATAAACAGCACATTGTTAAGCTTGCCAGCAGGCTTGTTTACAGACAAGGACTTAAGTGGAAGAGATTGAGACGTGGAAAGGCAATCTGGGTATCGGTAAAAAGGTTCCTTAGAAGGTTTCGCAGCTGAAAAATGAACCACAAAAGCCTTAGCAGccattttatttgaattcaaaGCGTTCTAGTTCTAGTCAGTGAATGAGTAAATAGAAAGCACGGAGGTGACAGCACAAGTGGTAACTGTACTTTGGAAGAAAGTGAGGGCTTGAGGATCTATAGGGAGACACGTGGTGGGGAGTTTAGATATTCGCGGCTTAGTACGGCGAGATATCTTGGGTTCCACAAAAGTAAACGAGTACGAGATCTCGGATCTTGTCTCGCGGTGTTTCGGTTTGAGTTATATTTCATAGGATTGTTCAGGATTTAATTCAATCTACTCAATTCGTCTGATctgtaaaaatttaatttgtataaatttaatctGTAAATTTGTAGattgtatataaattaaaaatttaaaaattcgcAGTCGATGGATTGAATATGGAATTTACTtctataaattcataattcgtgaatctataaaaaaaattctatatatatatttagttaaaaaattattataaatctaattaaagaatattataaatgtgacattatatagttacataagcactataacatattttagtcattattcaataataataaaaaaaataattaaataatcaaatatacaaatataacttgtaaaaattataaaacaaaataaaaataaagtcaCACGTACTAGTAAAAGTAAAGTAACATAACGTCAAGTCACCAAcaatttacaaacaaaaaaccttAAGCTTCCCCACAGTCACATGTACTAGCAACACCTAATATTTGTTCGATACACTCTCGACACCGATTTGAAGGATGTTGGCCGCACGATTCCAACGAGAGCAAGTCATTTTCTTCCCCAAGTCCATCGACCCACTTCACAATCACTGGTTCCAGCCAAACAATTGCACTATCACAACCTTCAAGATCGGCACTCGTACTTCTCTTGATTCCCATCGTTGATGGCTCCGTAATCACCACTTTTTGACAAGTACAACAACCCTGGTGAATGATCAGACTGTGTTTGGTTTCAGAAACTtcgtcatttcaattaattgtggctttatttgaacaattaattttggtgttaTATTCatgtattattgtaattttatttgaataattaatcttagtgtgttatattttgaaactttaaacgtattattgtagctttatttgaacaattaatctttATGTGCTatgttttgaaactttgaatgtattattttagttttatttaaacaattaatttgtttaaattttattcaattaaatttaattggtagtaaaattctttttctattagttttttcttatttcattaGTTCATGGATTGGGGAGAcctaaaaacttttaattcgGAAACTAATGCGTAAAATGGTGGATTGTATATTGATTAAGttaaatccgcatccgatctACCGacgtatggattggatatggattgagtcaaatccgcatccgatccgtagatgtatggattggatttggattaaGTTTAATCAATCCGTGGattagattgaaaaattataatccgtaaaattatggatcggatatggattgatgtccaatccATAAAATTTGATCCGTGAACACCCCTAATATTTCAGCAAAGATAGCTCATTATAGCACGATAACTACAAAGTTGATACAGTATTTTGATGTCATCATATAGATAGATGCTTTATAATTAACCAATCATTATGATAATATAATCATGATAAATTGGGTCCAGCTATGGTACTAGTATCATACGACAGCTGATTTAGCCATTAGATCCAATTATGGTGACAACTGTGGGTTGGATTCAATGGTTGGATCTAGCTGTGGTATGATACTATTGTGGTACCACAGTTTTACCCTGATAAATTAAAGTGCTGCTATTTACCCCGAATGCTAGCCCTGAATTTGCACCCCGAATGgtaaaacgcaccgtttcgtttcatttgcttttaattttcttttgagaagCACATGTTTCATTGCTTTGTGTAATTTGATTGCCAGTCAACGTGTTTGATTtgcttttttcatttattgctTTCCAGCTGTGCAACACTTATTtcatttgctttttccttCCATATTCCTTTCGTTTAAGCGGAGTTGAGACTTCATTGCAGCGCTGAAAAGAGTGAAAAACCCTAAGTGCAAAATTTCATTTGGAAACTGCAAAATCAGAATTGGTTTGTGAAAGTGCTGAACCTCTATATTTTCAGGGCTAAGGAAAGGgaaaatgttaaaacaaataaaacacgTGCTtctaaaaaacaaatgaaaccAAATGATGCATTTACCATTCGGGGTGCAAATTCGGGATTAGCATTCGGAGTAAATAGCTTTTTccgataaattatttatgatatctaaaattattagaaaaattttatgggCACGCGTGTTGAAAGATTACTCTTCGAGGAAAGGGAAATTACGACTGTCGTTATTGTTCATAACAGGCCCTTTAACAAAACATTAACAACAGGGGTGTATATCGAATATAGTTGAGGATTACTTATCAACTAGGCCGAAGAAAGCTTCTGTCAGTTTCGGACCAACGGCCCATGAAGCTCCTCTTGAGATAGGCCCTTTTAACGGCCCATCAAGCAACGGCGATGATTCCTCGTTTTAACACTCGAGCCAGAAGAGAATCTAGAAGAAACCGTACGGAAAGTGGGAAACAAAGTTCAGTCGCTCCCTCCCCTCGGTTATTATTTACCAACCtgtttttcaaagaaattcTTTGTTTTGGTTTAATTCAATTGAAAGTAGCTTGCTGGGGCCATAAACCCTAAAATTTTCAGTGATTCAAAGATGGACGAAGACCAGGAGATGGAGAAATTCGGAATGGACAACGACTTCGAAGGCGGCCAGTGGATAAACGGGGAGTTCTATTACAAGAAACGCAGAGCGAAGCCGACGCAAACTAAAGACGACGTCTTGTACGGCGTTTTCGCCGACGATTCCGACGAAGATGACGACGATGGTTACTCCTCCAAAAAGCGAAGAAAAGACCGCGATTTTGGACGAAAGGCCGATTTGACGAAGCCCgttaattttgtttcaacaGGTAAACATGACTAAATTTCTTGACTTTAATTAGCTTAGGGGATTTTCtgaattaataaatgtttCTTGGGCGTTAGCAGTAGATAGTGCGAATAGGTGAATCATgtaagttaatatatttttgtttgtttgtttgtttttgtagGTACTGTGATGCCTGAGCAAGAGATTGATAAGAATGTGAAAGAAGAGAATGTTGATATGTTTGAAGATGATGATAGTGGAAATAGGTCTGGTGTAGGTCTTGGTTTTGGATCTGGGAATCCTGCTTCTGCTTCAGGGTTAGGGTTCAGTGCGAGTAATTCGAAGAAAAGTGATAATGGGGTGAAAGTGAGTGATGAGGCATGTGATGGTGATGATAGCTTCTTACAGACTCCATTTGGCAGGAGGATAAAGGAAGAGGCGCAGAGGAAGGAGAAGGAGAGGGAGATGGAGAAGGAGAGGGAGAAGTTGAGATCAGAGAAAAGAACTCAAGGAGGAAAAGGTGGAGATATTGGTGTCGGCAACGTTGTGATGAAAATGATGGAGAAAATGGGGTGGTATAAAGGACGTGGATTGGGGAAGGATGAGCAAGGGATTACGGCACCGATTGAAGCAAGGTTGAGACCGAAGAATATGGGAATGGGATACAACGATTTTAAGGAGACTGAAGCAGCAAAGTTGCCAGGTTTGGAGAAATTGGAAGACAAGAAGACTGCAGGGCAGCAGCAACTGAAAGGGAGAAATAAGGAGAGGCTTTGGTCAAAGCTGAAGGTGAAGAAGAAGGAAGAGTATATTACAGCAGAGGAGTTgttggaaaataaaagagaacaGGTTGTTCAGAAAGTGATTGATATGCGAGGGCCACAGGTTAGGGTTTTGACAAACTTGGAGAATTTGGATGCTGAAGAAAAGGCAAGGGAGAATGATGTTCCAATGCCTGAGCTGCAGCATAATGTGAGGTTGATTGTGGATCTGGCTGAGGTTGATATCCAGAAGATTGATAAAGATTTGAATAACGCGAGGGAGACAGCGTTGAGCTTGCAAAAGGAGAAGGAGAATTTGGAAAAGACAGCCGTGGAACAGAAACAGCAGTTGGATAATATGGAGACAATTGTTAATGTCCTGGGCCAAATTGAGAAAGAGCATACATTAGGAACATTAACGTTGGTCTCGCTCGCAAATTATTTCAGCGACTTACATAAGAGATTTGCTAATGATTATAAGCTTTGTAACTTGGCCTCTATTGCTTGCTCATTTGCCTTGCCCTTGTTTATAAGGATGTTCCAAGGTTGGGATCCTCTCCAAAATCCATCTCATAAAATGGAGGTGGTATTGATGTGGAAGAATGTGCTACAAACCGATGATAGTCAAGATATATGGGATTTATCAACGCCATATTCTCAGTTGATATCAGAAGTTGTTTTACCTGCTGTGAGAATAGCTGGCATCAATACCTGGGATCCCAGAGACCCTGAGCAGATGCTTAGATTTTTGGAGTCTTGGGAAAAGTTGCTGCCATCTTCAGTTCTTCATACCATATTGGATACAGTAGTTTTGCCAAAATTGACAAGTGCTGTGGATTCATGGGACCCACGTCGTGAAACTGTTCCAATCCATGTTTGGGTTCATCCATGGCTGCCATTGTTGGGACATAAATTGGAGGGTTTGTTTCAGATGATACGCATGAAGTTGAGTAATGTTCTTGATGCTTGGCATCCAAGTGATGCATCTGCTTACACCATTTTGTCACCTTGGAAGACTGTGTTCGATTCAGCAAGTTGGGAACAGCTTATGCGTCGATATATAGTTCCAAAGTTGCAGATTGCCCTTCAAGAATTCCAAATAAATCCTCTAGAACAGAAGCTTGATCAGTTCAATTGGGTTATGCCGTGGGCTTCTGCTGTTCCAACTCATCTTATGGTTGATTTGATGGAGAGATTCTTCTTCACCAAGTGGCTGCACGTTTTGTATCATTGGTTAAACACAGCTCCAgactttgaagaaattcatAGATGGTATTTAGGTTGGAAAGGACTTATTCCAGAGGAACTTTTAGCAAATCAAAATATTCGGGCTCAGCTTAATGTTGGTCTTGACATGATGTCCCAAGCTGCCGAAGGTGGGATTGTGGTCCAACCTGGTACGGTAGAGAACATTAGTTATCTTAAGGCCCGGGAGCAGAGACAGTTTGAGGCGCAGCAGAAAGCAGCAGCACAAGCTCAACAAGCAGCTGCTGCAGCAGCAGGCCTAGGTAGTGCAACCCAGATGAATGGTATGGATGGGCGTCAAATGACTTTGAAAGAAGTCATTGAGGCTTATGCCCAGCAACATGAGTTGCTATTTAAGCCTAAACCTGGCAGGATGCATAATGGTCAGCAAATTT contains these protein-coding regions:
- the LOC102607859 gene encoding maltose excess protein 1, chloroplastic-like isoform X2, with product MAAKAFVVHFSAAKPSKEPFYRYPDCLSTSQSLPLKSLSVNKPAGKLNNVLFISHYTLATLHRRLSPVSAGDSDVPHPFHQESANFRSNKAFEEWNSLTAKFSGAANIPFMLLQLPQIILNARNLLAGNKAALLAVPWLGMLTGLLGNLSLLSYFIKKREKEAIVVQTLGVVSTYVVISQLAVGEAMPMPHFIAISVVVATGLVLNFLNYFNMLNTGLWRFWEDVITVGGLTALPQVIWSTFVPTIPNSILPGTIAFVVGVATVVMARMGKLSKQGVKFVRAISGWTATLLFMWMPVSQMWTNFLNPDNIKGLSASSMLLAMIGNGLLIPRALFIRDFMWFTGSSWATLFYGYGNLVCLYCSNVISKEFFLAATAGLVSWIGIALWRDTIAYGFNSPLRSLKELVYGQ
- the LOC102607859 gene encoding maltose excess protein 1, chloroplastic-like isoform X1 encodes the protein MAAKAFVVHFSAAKPSKEPFYRYPDCLSTSQSLPLKSLSVNKPAGKLNNVLFISHYTLATLHRRLSPVSAGDSDVPHPFHQESANFRSNKAFEEWNSLTAKFSGAANIPFMLLQLPQIILNARNLLAGNKAALLAVPWLVRKQQEFVIFESIVYKFFLLLQGMLTGLLGNLSLLSYFIKKREKEAIVVQTLGVVSTYVVISQLAVGEAMPMPHFIAISVVVATGLVLNFLNYFNMLNTGLWRFWEDVITVGGLTALPQVIWSTFVPTIPNSILPGTIAFVVGVATVVMARMGKLSKQGVKFVRAISGWTATLLFMWMPVSQMWTNFLNPDNIKGLSASSMLLAMIGNGLLIPRALFIRDFMWFTGSSWATLFYGYGNLVCLYCSNVISKEFFLAATAGLVSWIGIALWRDTIAYGFNSPLRSLKELVYGQ
- the LOC102607563 gene encoding septin and tuftelin-interacting protein 1 homolog 1 is translated as MDEDQEMEKFGMDNDFEGGQWINGEFYYKKRRAKPTQTKDDVLYGVFADDSDEDDDDGYSSKKRRKDRDFGRKADLTKPVNFVSTGTVMPEQEIDKNVKEENVDMFEDDDSGNRSGVGLGFGSGNPASASGLGFSASNSKKSDNGVKVSDEACDGDDSFLQTPFGRRIKEEAQRKEKEREMEKEREKLRSEKRTQGGKGGDIGVGNVVMKMMEKMGWYKGRGLGKDEQGITAPIEARLRPKNMGMGYNDFKETEAAKLPGLEKLEDKKTAGQQQLKGRNKERLWSKLKVKKKEEYITAEELLENKREQVVQKVIDMRGPQVRVLTNLENLDAEEKARENDVPMPELQHNVRLIVDLAEVDIQKIDKDLNNARETALSLQKEKENLEKTAVEQKQQLDNMETIVNVLGQIEKEHTLGTLTLVSLANYFSDLHKRFANDYKLCNLASIACSFALPLFIRMFQGWDPLQNPSHKMEVVLMWKNVLQTDDSQDIWDLSTPYSQLISEVVLPAVRIAGINTWDPRDPEQMLRFLESWEKLLPSSVLHTILDTVVLPKLTSAVDSWDPRRETVPIHVWVHPWLPLLGHKLEGLFQMIRMKLSNVLDAWHPSDASAYTILSPWKTVFDSASWEQLMRRYIVPKLQIALQEFQINPLEQKLDQFNWVMPWASAVPTHLMVDLMERFFFTKWLHVLYHWLNTAPDFEEIHRWYLGWKGLIPEELLANQNIRAQLNVGLDMMSQAAEGGIVVQPGTVENISYLKAREQRQFEAQQKAAAQAQQAAAAAAGLGSATQMNGMDGRQMTLKEVIEAYAQQHELLFKPKPGRMHNGQQIYGFGNISIYVDSLNQMLYAQKPEGWTPVTLDTLLKMHHNSLTRRR